The Mastacembelus armatus chromosome 4, fMasArm1.2, whole genome shotgun sequence genome segment TGTGAATAGAAGGAAATTTAGCAGCCTTAACATAAGATCTAATGCCCTGACACTAATCAATTGTGATTTGTAGAACATACACAGTTGTGCTAGGAGCCGATTCCCTGTCAGGTAATGAGGCTACGCAGCAGGAGTTCACTGCTGTCAAATCCATTCCACATCCCAACTATGATAGACATGGAAATGATATCATGCTCCTAAAGGTGAGGACTGTTTAAACTGTTGTCTATGACCCTGTATCAGATTAATCCCTCTTCATTATTCTATTTTACAACATAAAGATTCAATTTAAATCTAACataattaacattttctgtcCAGCTCAGTGGCAGAGCCCAACTGACTGAAGCTGTGCAGCTGATCTCTCTGAAAGCAGGCAGGCTGCGTACAGGGAGTCAGTGTCTCACAGCTGGCTGGGGGGATATAGGTGACAACCAGACCTTACCATCCACACTTCAGGAAGTTAATGTAACCATACTGTCACAGCAAACATGTCGTAGGAGGTGGGGAATGGTTCCCATCACTGGGTCAATGGTTTGTGGTGTTGGGGCGAGAGTCTTTCAAGGCTTTTGCTCGGTAAGAAAATACACCAGCTgggcacaggaaaaaaaattacacagcATATTAGAAAGAAATGGCACCTACTTTGAAGTATCTTGTTTCGCTTCTCTTCAAGGGGGATTCAGGCGGTCCATTGATTTGTGATGGAGCCGCAGCAGGTGTTGTCTCTTTCTCGGGCCGGCGATGTGGAGATCCCAACACCCCTGACGTCTACACACGCATATCATCCTTCACAAAATGGATAACAGACGTGTTAAACACCAATTAGGAAAATGATGTTTGATTGGGAAGTATTCTTTAAAACAAGCTAAACTTGACAGTTTTTTAAACATGACAGTGTTCTTCACTATGTGTTTAACAATTCAGTGCTGCAGccaatcaattaatcaatcaatcaatttttATTTCAGACAGAAATTGGTccatatacaatatataaaagaaacaacagctgtCAAATGAGtgatataaaaaattaaaaataaagtactTTTATAAGACATATAAGTGCCTTCTCCAGTGCCCCTATAAGGAAAGGTTTTGATGTTATACTACCCCATCTAACTTGGCATAtcgaaaaatgaaaaatgctgctgatgctgttaAAGGTTTTagaggaaacactgaaacacagtgctgttctgttttctgtacTTCCTTACAGCCTCTTTCAGAGCATAGATACACATATGAGTGCCATATTTACTGATAAATCTGAACTGATAATCAGTGGTGATTTTCCTGACAATTGCCTTACATCTAGGTAAGGCAATGGCTCTTTGGTTTTTTATACTGGATATATTCCCCATTTTATCCTTAACTACTGGCACCAACAGAACCGACAGTATAGAGCTGGGTAGTGTACCATGCATCAGCGTTCCAGAAAAGCGCAAAGCAAGTAATACAAAAACTGTGACTAGCAAATTTTAAATGTACTGTTGTGATCTGATCAAGGTcacaagatttatttaaagcCAATTTCCCAGTTGCACAACTGACTTCCTCCAGCCTGATAACCACATTATCATGGGAAACAGTGATAATGCTGCTAAAAACCTCTATTTTGACACAGATGAAGAGGTCCCTGTAATGCTTTCTCCACAACAGTCACAGTAACCCCGTCAATACCATCAGGCAGCGGTATTTTGCTAGTATTCATAACCTTAACTTCTTTCCAGAAATCTTTAACATCATTTTGTAGCAATCTTCTGGCTAAAGAAACTGATCTCAAAGTTTGTTCTCTCTTCTTAATGAATCACACAGCATATTTGAACTGAGTGACAGCCTAAGTTCACATGCATGGCCATGCCTTGGTCTACCTAAGGTAACCCAGTTTTTAAAGGCTTGTCTGGGATGCTGGTGAAGTTCACTCACATGCTTATTCCACCCTGGTCTAACATACAGCCATGCAGATGAGGTGATCAAGTATGTGTTTTGTCAGCCGGGCCaattgtcatattttctttttctcgtacatgacaaataaaagcatgaCTTCTGCAA includes the following:
- the LOC113129557 gene encoding serine protease 57-like isoform X2 — protein: MVINFVLLQLFVLHAHATHIVGGRDATSHSRPYMASLRIGSLHNCGGILVREDFVLTAAHCEISGTYTVVLGADSLSGNEATQQEFTAVKSIPHPNYDRHGNDIMLLKLSGRAQLTEAVQLISLKAGRLRTGSQCLTAGWGDIGDNQTLPSTLQEVNVTILSQQTCRRRWGMVPITGSMVCGVGARVFQGFCSGDSGGPLICDGAAAGVVSFSGRRCGDPNTPDVYTRISSFTKWITDVLNTN
- the LOC113129557 gene encoding serine protease 57-like isoform X1, coding for MVINFVLLQLFVLHAAHATHIVGGRDATSHSRPYMASLRIGSLHNCGGILVREDFVLTAAHCEISGTYTVVLGADSLSGNEATQQEFTAVKSIPHPNYDRHGNDIMLLKLSGRAQLTEAVQLISLKAGRLRTGSQCLTAGWGDIGDNQTLPSTLQEVNVTILSQQTCRRRWGMVPITGSMVCGVGARVFQGFCSGDSGGPLICDGAAAGVVSFSGRRCGDPNTPDVYTRISSFTKWITDVLNTN